A section of the Alligator mississippiensis isolate rAllMis1 chromosome 8, rAllMis1, whole genome shotgun sequence genome encodes:
- the LOC102559632 gene encoding P2R1A-PPP2R2A-interacting phosphatase regulator 1 has translation MAQEKMELDLELPPGSAPAPSDGGGLRRSNSAPLIHGLSDNSQVFQPYVLRTRRNSTTVMNRHSMLLSSSPIRIPSSRLHQIRREEGVDLMNRETAHEREVQTAMQISQSWEESLSLSDNDFDKSEKSSSPKRIDFIPVSPAPSPTRGIGKQCFSPSLQMFVSSNGLPPSPIPSPTRRFSNRRSQSPINCIRPSVLGPIKRKGEMETESQPKRLFQGTTNMLSPDVTHLTDLSSCLSSDILDGSSSSVGSSSDSLAKGSITTESPVTCSNSCSSFILMDDLSPK, from the exons ATGGCTCAGGAGAAAATGGAGCTGGACCTGGAGCTGCCGCCGGGGAGCGCCCCGGCCCCGAGCGACGGGGGCGGCCTGAGGAGATCCAACAGCGCCCCCCTCATCCACGGCCTCAG TGACAATTCGCAGGTTTTTCAGCCTTACGTGTTGAGAACCCGCAGGAACAGTACGACCGTTATGAACCGTCACAGTATG ttgctGTCGTCCTCTCCTATTCGTATTCCTAGCAGCCGACTTCATCAAATCAGAAGG GAGGAGGGAGTTGACTTAATGAACAGAGAAACAGCACATGAAAG GGAagtgcaaacagcaatgcagaTAAGCCAGTCATGGGAAGAAAGCTTGAGCCTG AGTGACAATGACTTTGACAAGTCTGAGAAATCTTCCTCCCCAAAGAGAATTGACTTCATCCCAGTTTCCCCAGCACCTTCACCCACCAGGGGAATAGGAAAG CAATGTTTTTCACCGTCCTTACAAATGTTTGTGAGTAGTAATGGATTGCCTCCAAGTCCTATTCCCAGTCCAACAAGGCGATTCTCAAA CAGGAGGAGTCAGAGTCCAATCAACTGCATCAGACCCAGCGTTCTTGGTCCCATTAAAAGGAAAG GCGAAATGGAAACTGAAAGTCAGCCAAAGAGACTCTTCCAAGGAACTACCAACATGCTTTCTCCTGATGTGACACATCTGACTGATCTCAGTTCATG cctatcttctgATATTCTTgatggcagtagcagcagtgttgGCTCTTCCTCTGATTCACTAGCTAAAGGCAGCATTACTACAGAATCTCCAGTAACGTGCTCAAACTCATGCTCATCATTTATTCTGATGGATGATCTCTCACCTAAGTGA